The following coding sequences lie in one Benincasa hispida cultivar B227 chromosome 6, ASM972705v1, whole genome shotgun sequence genomic window:
- the LOC120080017 gene encoding cytochrome B5-like protein — protein sequence MVIVVAALVLSVLLGALILIPRNRNVQKVQLNAINKPSKVYSKDEVSVHNKRTDCWVIIKNKVYNVTSYVEEHPGGDAILTHAGDDSTEGFYGPQHASRVFDMIEDFYIGDLRL from the exons ATGGTGATCGTTGTAGCTGCATTGGTTCTCAGTGTTTTGTTGGGAGCTCTAATTTTAATCCCACGCAACC GGAATGTACAAAAGGTCCAACTAAATGCTATCAACAAG CCATCTAAAGTCTACAGTAAGGATGAAGTCTCGGTTCATAACAAGAGAACTGATTGTTGGGTCATTATCAAGAACAAG GTGTACAATGTTACCTCCTATGTTGAAGAACATCCTGGAGGGGATGCCATCCTAACACATGCTGGGGATGATTCTACAGAAGGGTTTTATGG GCCACAACACGCAAGTCGAGTCTTCGACATGATTGAAGACTTCTACATTGGAGATCTGAGGCTGTAA